From Blattabacterium cuenoti:
AAATGAAATTCCTATAGGCGCTGCAATTACACATAAAAATATGGTTATAGCAAAAGCTCATAATTTAACTGAAACTTTATGTGATATTACTGCACATGCAGAAATGTTAGTGATTCACTTAGCATCTAAGCACCTGAAAAAAAAATACATAAAAAAATGCACTTTATATGTAACTCTAGAACCATGTGTCATGTGTGCTGGAGCATTGTTCTGGGCTAAAATAGGAAGAGTTGTATGTGGTGCTTCTAACCCATCAAAAAGAGGATTCTTGTATTCTGGTACTAAATTACATCCCAAAACAGAATTTGCATCTGGAATTATGAAAAATCAGTGCAAAGCTCTTATACAAGAATTCTTTTTTTATAAAAGAATACATAATAAAAAATTTAGATAAATATTTTTTTATTCTTATTTATTTTCATTTTAAAAAAAACAGGTAAAGTTGTAATCAATATAATTAATAAAATAATCCATTCAAGATGATTTTTTAATTCCGGAAAACTTTTATCTAAATAATGCCCCGCCAACATAATAGAAAAAGTCCAAGCAAGCGCTCCAATAATGTTATATATCATAAATTTTTTGAAATCTATGCGAATTGCTCCTGCTATAATAGGAGCAAAAGTACGAAACATAGGTAAAAAACGACTCATGATAAGAGCAGTTGTTTTATATTTATTATAAAACAATTTTGCTAAAATTAAATGTTTTTTTTTAAAAAAAAAGGAATCTTTTCTTTCATACAGTAGCTTTCCAGATTTGTACCCCAACCAGTATCCTTGCATATTACCAAGAATTGCTACACTTGCTACGATTAAAATGATCACAAAAAAAGGGACATTATAAAAATTTTTGCATAAATCTTCCCCAAAAATTCCAGCAGTAAATAATAAAGAATCTCCAGGCAAGAAAAAACCAATGAAAAATCCTGTTTCTGCAAAAACAATAGCTAAAAGAATAAATAAAGCTGTATTTCCGAAATATAAAAATATCCATCTAGGATTAAATAAATGCTGAAAAAAATCCCAAAGATCTGACATTTTACAAATATGATAATGAAAGTCAAAGTTAAATATTTCCATTTTTTATAAACTAAAAAATGAAAATATTTATTTTCATATTTTTTTCATATTCAAAAAACTAATATATTTTTCCTTATGGAGTATTTATTTAAATTTATTAATATTTTAGGATGGATTCCTAACATATTCTTTTTCATAATAGCTTTTATTTTTCTCATTTTTTGGTTGTACAAAATATTTTATTTTATTGATTAATAAAAAATTGGTTAATTTTGTTCAACGAAAATAAATTCATGAGGAATGAAAAAAAGGGGAGTACTTATACATTTTAATGAAGAAGCTTATGATGTACTTAAAAATTATTTACTTCATCAAGTGGATGACATAAAAAACACATTCATTTTAGTAGATGATATGACCTTCAATCATTGTCTTCCCATTCTTTTTCATCATATAGATTTTTTAAAAAAATCTAATGTTATTAAAATAAAATCAGGAGAAAAAGAAAAAAATATTTACACGTGCATTCAAATATGTAAAAGTCTAGAAGAATTTAAAGCAACTAGAAAAAGTTTAATTATAAATTTAGGAGGAGGGGTTATAACAGATACTGGAGGTTTTGTTGCTTCTATATTCAAACGAGGAATTCGTTTTATTAATATCCCCACAACTCTATTAGGAATGGTTGATGCGGCTATAGGATATAAAACCGGAGTGAATTTAGATTCTATAAAAAATGAAATAGGATCTTTTTACGTTCCAGAATTTTTAATCATTGATACTTATTTTCTAAAAACACTTCCGAATAAAGAAATTTTTTCTGGAATGGCAGAAATGTTCAAACATGGATTAATAGCTGATAAAAATTTTTGGAAAAAAATGAATCAAATACAAACAGATATCACTCAAAATCAAAATGAATGGACCCACTTAATTCATCAATCTATATTAATTAAACAAAAAATTGTAGATCAAGATCCTAAAGAAAAAGGATTAAGAAAAATTCTTAATTTTGGCCACACTATTGGACATGCTTTAGAAAGTTATTTTATGAATATGAATAAAATGTTACATGGGATTGCTGTAACCATAGGAATGATGTATGAATCATGGATTTCTTTCAAAATTAATGGTTTATCCATGTCTGATTATAAAGAAATCAAATCTACGCTTTCTGCATTATGTCCAATACGAAATCAAATTTTCGATTTAGAAATTAATAAATTATTGCTGATTATGGAACATGATAAAAAAAATGAAAAAAATAAAATTCAATTTTCTTTATTAAAAGAAATAGGAAAATGTTCATATAATTGTCAAGTCCCGTATTCCTTGATTAAGGAAAGTTTTTTGAACTAAGTGTTTTTAATAATTAATATTTTCAAAAAAAATGAATGAAAGTGAAGGAGAAAAATTGATTTATATTAATATTGAAGATGAAATGAAATCATCTTACATAGATTATTCTATGTCTGTTATTGTATCCAGAGCTCTTCCCGATGTTAGAGATGGATTAAAACCTGTACATAGAAGAGTTCTTTATGGAATGTATCAATTAGGAATTTTTTCTAACAGTTCTTATAAAAAATCTGCTCGTATTGTTGGAGAAGTATTGGGAAAATACCATCCACATGGAGATATTTCTGTTTATGAGACTATGGTCCGTCTGACCCAAAAATGGACATTACGTTATCCACTAATAGATGGACAGGGTAATTTTGGATCATTAGATGCAGATCCTCCAGCAGCCATGCGTTATACAGAAGTCAAAATGAAAAAAATATCTGAAGAAATGTTGTTGGATATTAAAAAAGAAACCGTGGATATGAAATTAAATTTTGATGATTCTTTGGAAGAACCAACTGTTTTACCTACACGAATTCCTAATCTTTTAATTAATGGATCTTCTGGGATTGCAGTTGGAATGGCTACTAATATCGCTCCTCATAATTTAAAAGAAACTATAAATGCTGTTTGCGCTTATATAGAAAATAACGATATATCTATAGAACAGATCATGAAATATATTAAAGCTCCTGATTTTCCTACAGGTGGAATTATTTACGGATATGATGGAGTTAAAAATGCTTTTCGTACCGGGAAAGGACGTATTATTTTACGTGCAAAAGTACATTTTGAAGAAATTCATGGAAGACAATGTATTATTGTAGATGAGATCCCTTATCAAGTAAACAAAGCTGATATGATCGCTAGAACTGTGGAACTAATGAAAGAAGGAAAAATGGAAGGGATTTATCAAATTCGTGATGAATCGGATAGAAATGGATTACGTATTGTATACATTTTAAAACAAAATACAAATCCTAATATATTATTGAATAAATTGTTTCAATATACTTCTCTACAAACTTATTTTAATATAAATAATATAGCTCTAGTTAATGGTAAACCTGTTCAATTAAATATCAAAAGTCTTATCAGACATTTTGTTGATCATAGACATAATGTTATTATTCGTCGGACTAGATACGAACTTAAAAAATGTCAAAATCGTGTTCATATTTTGTTAGGTTTTTTGAAAATATTAGATCATTTAGATCTCATGATTCAATTAATTAAAAAATCTCAAAATCATTATGATGCTTGTAATAGATTGATTAAAAAATTTCAAATATCTAAAAATCAATCTCAATCTATTTTAGATATGAAGTTACAAAGCCTTACATCTTTAGAAATAAATAAACTTAAAAAAGAATATGACGAGCTTGTTAAAAGAATAGAATTTTTTAAAAACGTTTTGGAAGAACATTCCACAAGAACTAAAATTATTCAAGAAGAACTTTTAAATATCAAAAAAAAATATCAAGATATACGTCGTACACAAATTGATTATTCAGGAGATCAGGTTAACATAGAAGACCTAATTGAAAACGAACAGGTAGTTCTTACTATTTCCCATGCCGGTTATATTAAAAGAACATCTTTATCAGAATACAAACGTCAAGGAAGAGGAGGAGTGGGAAACAGAGGAGCTACTGCCAGAGAATCAGACTTTTTCAAACATTTACTTGTAGCTACCAATCATCAATATCTACTTATTTTTACAGAAAAAGGAAAATGTTTTTGGCTAAGAGTATATGAAATTCCAGAAGGATCTAAAATTTCTAAAGGGAGAGCGATACAAAATATTATTCATCTTCAACAAGATGATAAAGTTAATGCTTATATCTTAACAGAAGATCTTACTAATAAAAAGTATGTCAAAGATTATTATGTTATGATGATTACGCAAAAAGGTATTATTAAAAAAACATCTTTAGAAAATTATTCTCGTCCTAGAAAAGATGGAATCAATGCTATTGTTATTCGTAAAGGAGATTCTTTGTTGGAAGCTATTTTAACTAAGGGAAATAGCCATGTTTTTATTGCTGTAAAAAATGGAAGAATTATTCGTTTTTCAGAAAAACAAGTTCGTTCAACTGGAAGAACTTCTTCTGGAGTTATAGGAATTAATACAAATAGTCAAGATTTGGTTATTGGAATGATATGTGTAGATATAGAAGGAAAAGAAAAAGGACATTTATTAGTTGTTTCTGAAAAAGGATTTGGAAAAAGGTCACATATAAAAGATTATCGTATAACTAATCGTAGTGGAAAAGGAATTAAAACAATAAATATAACTCAAAAAACAGGGAGTTTAATTTCCATAAAATATGTAACAGATCAAGATGATTTGATGATTATTAAAAAATCAGGAATTATTATACGTATTCCTATATCAGACATAAGAGTTATGGGAAGAACAACTCAAGGAGTCAGATTAATAAATTTAAAAGAAAATGATGCTATAGCTGATGTGGCAAAAGTTTATAAACCTATTATGGAATTTCATTAAAATCTCGTAATATATTGATACATTCTGCTATATAAAAATCTTTTTTAACATTTCTTTCCCATTTTACTTGTTCCTCTGACTCTTTTTCTTTTAAAATGATTTTGTAATGGGGTGGAAAAGCTTGTAATCCATATATATTCAAATTGTTTTTTAATTTTTTAAAATACTCATTTCTTTTTTTTATTTTTAAATTTTCATAATAAAATTTTTCCCAGTTTAAAGAAAATTGTTTTTTATTAGAAACTTTTTTATTTAATGATTGTATTTTTTTATAAATATTGATAAAATTATTATTTTTATTCAAACGTTTTATGCTTTTATTTTTAATATTTTCTAAATATAAATTATCATAATAAAAGTGAAGAGAAGGAATAGGATCTGTATAATCCCATTTCATAGGATTGATTTGATTTTTTTCTATAAATTTTAAAAATATACTTTCCGTATTACTGGGAATGACTATATCTGAATTTACTCCTTTTAATTGAGTAGAACTTCCATTCACACGATAAAATTTATTGATAGTAAATTTTAAGGCTCCTAGCTTTTCATTATATAGAAAAAATCGATTTAATGGATAAACTGTTTGTACAGTTCCTTTTCCATATGTTTGATTGCTTCCAACAATAATTCCTCTTTTATAATCTGCTATAGCCGCTGCGAGAATTTCGGAAGCAGAAGCAGATAATTCATTCACAAGAACGACAAGGGGGCCTGTCCATAGAATTTTATTTTTATGACTTTTAAGTATCTTTTTTTTTCTGTTAGGCTTTCCTATTTGTACGATAGGAACTTTTCCTAAAAAAAAACTAGCAATTTCTATTACAGTATTTAAAGATCCCCCTCCGTTATTTCTGATATCTATCAGAATTCCTTTTATATTTTCTTTTTTTAATTCTTGAATGATTTTTTTCATATCTTTAGTTGCATTTCTAGCATTTTTATTATCAGGATTAAAATAAAATTCAGGTAAGCAGATCAAACCATATTTATCTTGATTTTTATCCAATATGACAACACTTTTTGCAAAAATTTCTTTCTTTTCAATTATATCTCTAGTAAGAATCACTTCTTCTATAGATCCATTTTTTTTTTGAAGAGTGAGTTTGACTTTGCTTCCTTTTTTTCCTCTTATTAAACGAATCGAATTTTCTAACAACATGCCTACAATATTTTGCGATTCTGAGTTTACGTTTTTTGCGACTCGTATAATTTTATCTCCTACTTCTATTTTTTTGTTCTTCCATGCAGGCCCCCCAGAAATGACTCTAACAACGGTAGGATAACCTTTATCATCTTTTAATTCTAAGCCAATTCCTTCTGTTTGTCCAGATATGTTAAAATCAAAAATTTCTTTTTCCTTAGGAGAAAAATAATTTGTATGAGGGTCATATTGAGAAGTTATAGTATTAACATATATAGAAAACCAATCAGATTCTTTTTTTATTTTTAATTTTCTGAAATATTCCTGAATATATTCTTCTACTTTTTTTCTTGATTTTTTTTCGTTATTAAAAAATGCATTTTTCCAAATGATTTTTTTGTTTGTGGAAGTGATGATTTTTTTGTTTGTGGAAGTGATAATTTCTAGTAAAGTCAAATATTTTAAATATTTTCTCCATTTTTCAATCCATTCTTTTTGATTTTTTGGATAAAAAGAATTTTTTTCTCCAAATATGTACATTTCTTTTTTATTGAAATCAAAAGGTGTTTTTAATATATGAAAACATATAGATTCCACTTCTTTTACTCTTTGTAAAAAACGTTTCATAATAATATTAAAAAAAGTAGGATCTCCATGAATCCAAAAATCGTCTATTTTTTCTTTATATAAAGAAAGATCTTCTACGTCTTTTTGTATAAAAAAATGTTTTTGATTATCTAATTTTTCAAAATATTTATGATATACTTTTTGTGAAAAATCATTATTTATAGAAACAGGATTTGAATGTAAAAAGTAAAGTGTTTTATATATTGTTTTGAGTACTATACGATATTTTTCCTGTTCTCCTAATGGAGAACAAAAACTTAATGAAAAAATGAGAAAAAAACCAATTATTATGTACTTAATATCATTCAGTTTTTTTATTATTTTGAAGTTCACAATTATGTATTAAATATTATTAAAATTATATATAAATGTAAATAGCTTTTTTATATAATATAAAATGAATAAAAAACCAATTATTTTAGTCACAAATGATGATGGCATTATAGCTCCAGGGATTAGAGCTCTTGTTCATTCTATGAACCTTTTAGGAGATGTATATGTAGTAGCTCCAAATAAACCTCAATCTGGGGTAGGACATGCAATAACAATGAATACAATATTATATTGTGATTCAGTCAAGATAGATAACGGGAATCAAAAAGAATGGGAATGTTCTGGAACTCCAGTAGACTGTGTTAAATTAGCAATTAATGATCTTCTTCCTAGGAAACCTGATATTTGTGTATCAGGAATTAATCATGGATCAAATTCTTCTATAAATATTATGTATTCTGGAACTCTATCTGCTGTTATTGAGGCAAGTATAGAGGGGATTCCATCTGTAGGATTTTCTCTTTTAGATTTTGATTGGAATGCTGATTTTGAACCATCTAAAAAATATGTATCTCAGATTGTTAAAAAAATTCTTTATAATCCTATTCCGGAAAAAACAATCACTTTGAATGTGAATATTCCTAAATTAAAAAAAGAAGAAATTAAAGGAATTAAAATATGTAGACAGGCAGAGTCTAAATGGATAGAAAGTTTCGATAAACGTTATACACCTAGAGGAAGAACTTATTATTGGTTAGTAGGAGATTTTTTGAATTTGGATGAAAAGATAGATACAGATGAATGGGCATTAAAAAATGGATATGTCTCTATTGTTCCTATTCAATTTGATTTGACAAATTATACTATATTAAATCTTTTAAAAGATTGGAATTTTATTGTATTATTTGTTTTTTTTTCGGATACATAATTTTTTATAAACTTGAATATTAAAACGTATTATAATTGTGTCATCTTTTTTAGAAGGATCTTTAAATCCCCAAAAAATTCAAGATTTTATTGGACAACATGAGATATTGAATAATTTGAAAATTTTTATTCAGGCGGCTAAAAAAAGAAAAGAAGCTTTAGATCATATTTTATTTCATGGACCTCCAGGATTGGGAAAAACAACGTTAGCACATATTGTGGCTAATGAATTATGTGTAAATATTACTGTAACTTCAGGATCTGTTTTAGATAAACCTGGAGATTTAGCTGGGTTATTGATTCATTTAAAAATAAACGATGTAATTTTTATTGATGAAATACATCGTCTTTCTCCGGTTGTTGAGGAATATTTGTATTCAGCAATGGAAAATTATAAAATAGATATTATCATAGATTCTGGATCAAATGCTAGATCAATACAAATCGATTTATCTCCTTTTACTTTAATAGGAGCAACAACAAGATCAGGATTACTTACGGCTCCTATGCGTTCTAGATTTGGTATTAATTTTCGTCTTAGTTATTATGAAAAAGAATTATTAAAAGACATTGTAAATCGTAGTGCAAAATTGTTAAATATTCCAATAACGGAAGAGGCTTCTCATGAAATTGCGAATAGAAGTCGTGGAACTCCACGTATAACCAATGCTTTATTACGTAGAATCCGTGATTTTGCGCAAGTAAAAGGAAATGGGACCATTGATATTAACATATGTAATTTAGGATTACAAGCTCTTAATGTAGATAAACATGGATTAGATGAGATGGACAATAGAATTCTTTCATATATCATAGATTATTTTAAAGGAGGACCTGTGGGTATCAATACTATAGCAACAGCTGTTAGCGAAAACTCAGATACCATAGAAGAAGTTTATGAACCTTTTCTTATTCAGGAAGGATACTTAATTAGAACACCTAGGGGAAGAAAGGCTACAAAATTAGCTTATCAACATATAAGAAAAAATTTTAAAAAAAAATAGACTGAAATGTTTTTTATTATATGTTCATAAGAATTAACTTTGTTATAAAGAATAAACATAAAAAAATGCAAAATCATGCCTTCAAATGTTATTGTGGGTCTCCAATGGGGTGACGAGGGAAAAGGAAAAATTACCGACTTACTTTCTAAAAATTCGGATTATGTAATCCGTTATCAAGGAGGAAATAATTCAGGTCATTCTATTCACATTAAAAATAGTTATTTTGTTCTTCATTTAGTTCCTTCTGGAGTTATTTATTCTGGAGTAAAATGTATTGTTGGGCCTGGAGTAGTCATTGATCCTAAATCTTTTATACAAGAAATACAAAATTTAGAATCAATGGGTATTAATACGTCTAAAGTTTTTTTAGCAAAAAGAGCACATATCACTATGCCTTATCATTGTTTGTTAGATCAATATCAAGAAGAAGCTTTAGGGGACAAGTCTATTGGGACGACACACAAAGGGATTGGTCCGACTTATGTCGATAAAATTAATAGAACAGGAATTCGTGTTTTGGATTTATTGAATTTAAAAGGGTTTCATAAAAAATTAAAATACCATATTGATCTTAAAAACAAAATTTTTACAAAAATTTTTCAAAAAAAACCTCTTTCTTTTCAATCTATTTATGAAGAATACATAGAATATGCCAAAATTCTTTCTGATCGGATAATAGATGCTGTTTATGAAATTCATGATGCTTACCATAACAAAAAAAAGATTCTTTTTGAAGGAGCTCAAGCTATGTTATTGGATATAAATTATGGAACATATCCATATGTGACTACTTCTTCTACTTCTACGGGAGGCGTATGTACAGGAGCGGGAATCCCTCCTAACTTTTTAAAAAATTTTATAGGAATAACAAAAGCATATTGTACTCGTGTAGGATTTGGTCCTTTTCCTACAGAAATAGGAAATGAAATTGAAAATGTGATACGTAAAAAAGGAAATGAATATGGAGCAACGACAAAACGGCCAAGAAGATGCGGATGGTTGGATTTGATCTCTCTGAAATATTCTTGTATGATTAATGGGATTAATTATTTAGTTCTTACGAAATTAGATGTCTTGAGTGAATTGGAAATTATTAAAATATGTGTAAAATATAAAAAATATGATAATAAAATTATTCAATATTTTCCAGCAAATATAAAACAAGATGTAAAAGGAATTTATATAGACTTTCCTGGATGGAAACAAGACATATCTCATATTCATGAATACGAAGATTTACCAAAAAATTGTAAAAAATATATTAAATTTATTGAAGTTTATCTAAATTTAGAAATTTTATTAATTTCTGTTGGTTCTGAAAGAAATCAGAATATCATTAAAAATAAGTCTTTATTTTTTAAAATTTTTTCTTAGAAAATATTTTTTGTGTGGAAGTATATAAAAACCCTTTAATAGAACGATATAGTAGCAAAGAAATGTTATATAATTTTTCTCCGAAAAAAAAGTTTCTTACTTGGAGAAAATTATGGTTGTATTTGGCAGAAATTCAAAAAGAATTAGGATTAAACATTAGGGATGAACAAATTCTTGACTTAAAAAATCATTTACATGACATTGATTGGGATAGAGTTTTTTTCTATGAAAAAAAATTTCGCCATGATGTCATGGCTCATTTATATGCTTTCGGAGAAAAAGCATTTATAGCTAGACCTATAATTCATTTGGGAGTTACAAGTGCGTTTTTAGGAGACAATACGGATATTATTTTAATTCGTGATGGATTAGAGATTTTATTAAAAAAATTGATTAATGTAATTTTTCGTCTTAGAAATTTGACTTTAGAATATCATAATATTCCTACTTTAGCTTTTACTCATTATCAACCAGCTCAATTAACTACTGTAGGAAAACGTTCTGCTTTATGGTTACAAAGTGTACTTCTAGATTTAGAAGAATTAGAATTTAGATTGAAAAATATTCATTTTAGAGGAGTTAAAGGTACTGTAGGGACCGCAGATAGTTTTAAAGAATTATTTAATGGGGATTTACAAAAAGTAAAAGATTTAGAAAAAAAATTATCTAGTAAATTCAGATTTCAAAATGTTTTTTCTATAACAGGACAAACTTACGATAGGAAAGTAGATGCTCAAATATTAAATTTATTATCCAATATATCACAATCTTCTCATAAATTTAGTAACGATTTACGTTTGTTACAAAATTTAAAAGAAATGGAAGAACCTTTTGAAAAAGAACAAATTGGATCTAGTGCTATGCCTTATAAACGGAATCCAATACGAAGTGAACGTATAGCCTCTTTAGCTAAGTATGTTATTTCTTTATCTAATAGTTCCGCTTTAGTTGCAGCTACACAATGGTTGGAACGGACTTTAGATGATTCTGCAAACAGAAGATTGGTTATAGGACAATCCTTTTTAGCTGTAGATTCTATTTTAATGATTTGGAATAACATATTAGAAAATATAGTCGTATATCCTAAAATTATTGAAAAACATATAAAAGAAGAGCTTCCTTTTTTAATTACTGAATATCTTATTATAAAATGTGTAAAAAAGGGAGCAGATAGACAGGATATTCATGAAAGAATACGAATTCATTCTATGGAAACAAATGATAAGATCAAATTAAAAGGAATGGAAAATGATTTTATTAAACGTATTCTACATGATAAAAAAATACCAATTGATGAAGAAGAAATGAATCAAATTCTAAATCCTAAAAATTTTACAGGATTTTCTTCAGATCAAGCTTTAGAATTTATTGATAAAAAAGTTAACCCTATATTAAATCGTTTTCATCATCTAATTTCCTCTGATATATCTAATATGGATAGACAAATTTAATACACGGATAAATAATGAATTTCAGAATTTATATACAAAAAAAAAGTCCTTTTGATATCGATTCTAGAAAATTATACAATGAATTAAAAAATATGAATATTTCATTCTATGATATAGTTATTTATTATATATATGATATATTTAATATAAATGAAAAACTTTTTTTAGAAAGTCTATCAAAGGTATTTGTAGATCCTGTTACAGATATTTTGCATAAAAAAATACATTTGAATACTTCATATATAGAATATTTTCCAGAAAAATATGATGATAGAGCCCTTGCAGCTATGCAATGCATAAAAATTATAGATCCCAAATCTTCTACTAGAATTTCCATAAAAACAGGACAATTAATTGAATTCATTGGGATGAAAAAAAAACAGGATTTTTATAAAATTAAAAAATATTATATTAATTCATGCTTAAATGCAGGAAACGAAAAAAATGATACAGAAATTATAGATAATTTCATTAATTTTTCTTTTGAAGAAATAAAAAAAATCCATAGTAAATGGAATTTTTCTATGGAAGTAAATGATTTACTATTTATACAAAAATATTTTTATCAAGAAATGCGAAATCCGACACAAGCAGAATTACGTATACTTGATGTTTATTGGTCTGATCATTGTCGGCATACAACATTTTTTACCAAGTTGGTAGATATATCTTTTTATGGATCATTAAAAAAAACATATCAAAGTGTTTTCATAAAATATTTAAAGGATAGAGATTTAATAGG
This genomic window contains:
- a CDS encoding nucleoside deaminase — protein: MKIALEEAHIAFHKNEIPIGAAITHKNMVIAKAHNLTETLCDITAHAEMLVIHLASKHLKKKYIKKCTLYVTLEPCVMCAGALFWAKIGRVVCGASNPSKRGFLYSGTKLHPKTEFASGIMKNQCKALIQEFFFYKRIHNKKFR
- a CDS encoding DedA family protein, which encodes MSDLWDFFQHLFNPRWIFLYFGNTALFILLAIVFAETGFFIGFFLPGDSLLFTAGIFGEDLCKNFYNVPFFVIILIVASVAILGNMQGYWLGYKSGKLLYERKDSFFFKKKHLILAKLFYNKYKTTALIMSRFLPMFRTFAPIIAGAIRIDFKKFMIYNIIGALAWTFSIMLAGHYLDKSFPELKNHLEWIILLIILITTLPVFFKMKINKNKKIFI
- the aroB gene encoding 3-dehydroquinate synthase, giving the protein MKKRGVLIHFNEEAYDVLKNYLLHQVDDIKNTFILVDDMTFNHCLPILFHHIDFLKKSNVIKIKSGEKEKNIYTCIQICKSLEEFKATRKSLIINLGGGVITDTGGFVASIFKRGIRFINIPTTLLGMVDAAIGYKTGVNLDSIKNEIGSFYVPEFLIIDTYFLKTLPNKEIFSGMAEMFKHGLIADKNFWKKMNQIQTDITQNQNEWTHLIHQSILIKQKIVDQDPKEKGLRKILNFGHTIGHALESYFMNMNKMLHGIAVTIGMMYESWISFKINGLSMSDYKEIKSTLSALCPIRNQIFDLEINKLLLIMEHDKKNEKNKIQFSLLKEIGKCSYNCQVPYSLIKESFLN
- the gyrA gene encoding DNA gyrase subunit A; amino-acid sequence: MNESEGEKLIYINIEDEMKSSYIDYSMSVIVSRALPDVRDGLKPVHRRVLYGMYQLGIFSNSSYKKSARIVGEVLGKYHPHGDISVYETMVRLTQKWTLRYPLIDGQGNFGSLDADPPAAMRYTEVKMKKISEEMLLDIKKETVDMKLNFDDSLEEPTVLPTRIPNLLINGSSGIAVGMATNIAPHNLKETINAVCAYIENNDISIEQIMKYIKAPDFPTGGIIYGYDGVKNAFRTGKGRIILRAKVHFEEIHGRQCIIVDEIPYQVNKADMIARTVELMKEGKMEGIYQIRDESDRNGLRIVYILKQNTNPNILLNKLFQYTSLQTYFNINNIALVNGKPVQLNIKSLIRHFVDHRHNVIIRRTRYELKKCQNRVHILLGFLKILDHLDLMIQLIKKSQNHYDACNRLIKKFQISKNQSQSILDMKLQSLTSLEINKLKKEYDELVKRIEFFKNVLEEHSTRTKIIQEELLNIKKKYQDIRRTQIDYSGDQVNIEDLIENEQVVLTISHAGYIKRTSLSEYKRQGRGGVGNRGATARESDFFKHLLVATNHQYLLIFTEKGKCFWLRVYEIPEGSKISKGRAIQNIIHLQQDDKVNAYILTEDLTNKKYVKDYYVMMITQKGIIKKTSLENYSRPRKDGINAIVIRKGDSLLEAILTKGNSHVFIAVKNGRIIRFSEKQVRSTGRTSSGVIGINTNSQDLVIGMICVDIEGKEKGHLLVVSEKGFGKRSHIKDYRITNRSGKGIKTINITQKTGSLISIKYVTDQDDLMIIKKSGIIIRIPISDIRVMGRTTQGVRLINLKENDAIADVAKVYKPIMEFH
- a CDS encoding carboxy terminal-processing peptidase, translated to MNFKIIKKLNDIKYIIIGFFLIFSLSFCSPLGEQEKYRIVLKTIYKTLYFLHSNPVSINNDFSQKVYHKYFEKLDNQKHFFIQKDVEDLSLYKEKIDDFWIHGDPTFFNIIMKRFLQRVKEVESICFHILKTPFDFNKKEMYIFGEKNSFYPKNQKEWIEKWRKYLKYLTLLEIITSTNKKIITSTNKKIIWKNAFFNNEKKSRKKVEEYIQEYFRKLKIKKESDWFSIYVNTITSQYDPHTNYFSPKEKEIFDFNISGQTEGIGLELKDDKGYPTVVRVISGGPAWKNKKIEVGDKIIRVAKNVNSESQNIVGMLLENSIRLIRGKKGSKVKLTLQKKNGSIEEVILTRDIIEKKEIFAKSVVILDKNQDKYGLICLPEFYFNPDNKNARNATKDMKKIIQELKKENIKGILIDIRNNGGGSLNTVIEIASFFLGKVPIVQIGKPNRKKKILKSHKNKILWTGPLVVLVNELSASASEILAAAIADYKRGIIVGSNQTYGKGTVQTVYPLNRFFLYNEKLGALKFTINKFYRVNGSSTQLKGVNSDIVIPSNTESIFLKFIEKNQINPMKWDYTDPIPSLHFYYDNLYLENIKNKSIKRLNKNNNFINIYKKIQSLNKKVSNKKQFSLNWEKFYYENLKIKKRNEYFKKLKNNLNIYGLQAFPPHYKIILKEKESEEQVKWERNVKKDFYIAECINILRDFNEIP
- the surE gene encoding 5'/3'-nucleotidase SurE, producing MNKKPIILVTNDDGIIAPGIRALVHSMNLLGDVYVVAPNKPQSGVGHAITMNTILYCDSVKIDNGNQKEWECSGTPVDCVKLAINDLLPRKPDICVSGINHGSNSSINIMYSGTLSAVIEASIEGIPSVGFSLLDFDWNADFEPSKKYVSQIVKKILYNPIPEKTITLNVNIPKLKKEEIKGIKICRQAESKWIESFDKRYTPRGRTYYWLVGDFLNLDEKIDTDEWALKNGYVSIVPIQFDLTNYTILNLLKDWNFIVLFVFFSDT
- the ruvB gene encoding Holliday junction branch migration DNA helicase RuvB — its product is MSSFLEGSLNPQKIQDFIGQHEILNNLKIFIQAAKKRKEALDHILFHGPPGLGKTTLAHIVANELCVNITVTSGSVLDKPGDLAGLLIHLKINDVIFIDEIHRLSPVVEEYLYSAMENYKIDIIIDSGSNARSIQIDLSPFTLIGATTRSGLLTAPMRSRFGINFRLSYYEKELLKDIVNRSAKLLNIPITEEASHEIANRSRGTPRITNALLRRIRDFAQVKGNGTIDINICNLGLQALNVDKHGLDEMDNRILSYIIDYFKGGPVGINTIATAVSENSDTIEEVYEPFLIQEGYLIRTPRGRKATKLAYQHIRKNFKKK